Proteins encoded in a region of the Nicotiana tomentosiformis chromosome 9, ASM39032v3, whole genome shotgun sequence genome:
- the LOC138899200 gene encoding uncharacterized mitochondrial protein AtMg00810-like, which yields MHQRKYALELIADLGLSGSKPVDYPIETNPKLTTSEFDACTGSSDDTLLTDLGSYQRLLGKLLYLTITRPDISFVVQSLSQCMHIPKASYMEAALKVVRYIKSSPGLGFLLNAHCSESLSAFCDANWAACPNTRNSVTGYFVKFGKPKGTYMQAANEVSKRDEMHWTRRQTSDFDP from the exons ATGCATCAACGCAAGTATGCTCTGGAGCTTATTGCAGACCTGGGACTCTCAGGTTCCAAACCCGTGGATTATCCTATAGAGACTAATCCCAAGTTGACTACCTCTGAATTTGATGCTTGCACAGGATCCTCTGATGATACTTTGTTGACTGATCTTGGTTCATATCAAAGGCTCTTAGGGAAGCTACTTTACCTGACCATCACAAGGCCAGATATCTCTTTTGTTGTTCAGAGTCTCAGCCAGTGTATGCATATTCCTAAGGCTTCTTATATGGAAGCTGCACTCAAAGTGGTCAGATATATCAAATCCAGTCCAGGATTAGGATTCCTATTGAATGCACATTGTTCTGAGTCTCTTTCGGCATTTTGTGATGCAAATTGGGCTGCTTGTCCTAACACACGCAATTCAGTCACAGGATACTTTGTCAAGTTTG GAAAACCGAAGGGGACATATATGCAGGCAGCCAATGAGGTGAGCAAAAGAGATGAGATGCATTGGACAAGAAGACAGACTAGTGATTTTGATCCTTAG
- the LOC138899201 gene encoding uncharacterized protein: MFRLDNGSECFNNTCKDLFQLHGIVHQLSFPYTPQRNGVVERRHRHILETVRAIRFQGHLLIRYWEHCIDTVVYIINKIPSFVLAHISLYEFVFGKAPSLTHLRQELPSSTEYDNIVTTSNSPTIPLAEETRKLARVFKPPIWLKDYVRPDKMKSGGLTEEVYMIIPQGFNGSSDKSAVCKLLKSLYRLKKVPRQWNLKLTSALVAAGFQQSHLDYSLFIRKTADHMVVVYVYDLLIIGDSITLIQ; the protein is encoded by the exons atgtttagGTTAGACAATGGTAGTGAATGTTTCAATAATACTTGCAAGGACTTGTTTCAGCTACATGGGATTGTACATCAACTTTCATTCCCTTATACTCCTCAACGGAATGGAGTAGTGGAGCGAAGACATAGACACATACTTGAGACTGTTCGAgccattaggtttcaaggacatTTACTTATTAGATATTGGGAGCATTGCATTGACACTGTTGTCTATATCATTAACAAGATTCCTTCTTTTGTTTTAGCACACATATCACTTTATGAGTTTGTTTTTGGTAAGGCACCTTCATTGACACACTTAAG GCAGGAGCTTCCTTCTTCTACTGAATATGACAACATTGTTACTACATCTAACTCTCCTACAATTCCTCTTGCTGAGGAAACAAGGAAGTTAGCTAGAGTATTTAAACCTCCTATCTGGCTTAAGGACTATGTTAGGCCTGACAAAATGAAATCT GGTGGTCTTACTGAGGAGGTGTACATGATAATTCCTCAAGGATTCAATGGGTCCAGTGATAAATCTGCGGTTTGTAAGTTGCTTAAGTCCCTCTATAGGCTTAAGAAGGTACCTAGGCAGTGGAATCTCAAATTGACTTCAGCCTTAGTGGCAGCAGGGTTTCAGCAAAGTCATTTGGATTACTCATTATTCATTAGGAAGACAGCAGATCACATGGTGGTAGTCTATGTTTATGATCTCCTTATTATTGGTGATAGTATCACATTAATTCAATAG